The sequence ATCCTGTCCCTACAACAGCAATTTTCATTAAAACTACCTCCTAGTGATTTTCTTCGCGTATGATTTTTATTGCGTAAAAATCATATTACCTTCTAAATAAATACCATTGAAATTATTTTATAAAAGGCAAATTTGATATAAGTGGCACCTGCTCAAGAAAGCGGCGCTCTGTGATTGAATTAGTTATTTTTTCCCACGATATTAAAGTCCTCAAAAGATGCTTTATTTACAAGAGTCCGATTTTCACATACCATAAACGCTTTAATACGCTGTTTTTTACCTACAATGCTATCAGAGATTTCAGCATTATCACCTACATAAGAATCTTCAAGTAGTATACTTCTTTTTATTACTGCATTTTTACCTACTATAGAGCCACTGCCTAGTACTGAAGGACCATAAATCTTGGCTCCTTTTTCTATAATACTTTTTTCTCCTATGAAAACAGGGCCTATAATTTGGGTATCTGGGTCTATGTCTGTTCTTCTTCCTAGCCAGATGCAGTTCTCGAATTTTTTACCTGGCATGTCCACGTTTACTATGCCTGCAAGGATGTCGAATTGTACTGCTTTGTATACATCTAGGTTGCCTACGTCACACCAGTATGCCCTTGTTTCATAGCCATACATAGCTTGTCCCTTTGAAAGTAGATCTGGGAATACTTCTTTACCAAAATCATAAAAAATATCCGAAGGTATATAATCAAATATCTCAGGTTCAAAAATGTATATACCTGTGTTTGCTTTAGTGCT comes from Alkalicella caledoniensis and encodes:
- a CDS encoding sugar phosphate nucleotidyltransferase; this translates as MKAMILAAGLGTRLRPLTDEVSKPMVQLGGRPCIEHTVLLLKAHGVHDIMINLYYKPELIMNQFGDGSMLGLNINYSLEKELMGTAGGLKIVQNFFGDEPVLIISGDVLTDINLTEFYNFHKKKGGIASLAVKNVQDPREFGVVLLDDEGKITQFQEKPRDVTPISTKANTGIYIFEPEIFDYIPSDIFYDFGKEVFPDLLSKGQAMYGYETRAYWCDVGNLDVYKAVQFDILAGIVNVDMPGKKFENCIWLGRRTDIDPDTQIIGPVFIGEKSIIEKGAKIYGPSVLGSGSIVGKNAVIKRSILLEDSYVGDNAEISDSIVGKKQRIKAFMVCENRTLVNKASFEDFNIVGKNN